A single window of Anopheles moucheti chromosome 2, idAnoMoucSN_F20_07, whole genome shotgun sequence DNA harbors:
- the LOC128310446 gene encoding hexosaminidase D yields MHSRMLMVCWRRKLFFFGASLLFLLALWFWGFLYTTHITEDGGKIVSVRELMLGSAHGRHESLLQRLGFHDRHDAAQDVAHGEPNSIQLEGDAGGVKFVKPTLGGLRSAKGRHTKDWDVIMQDRTDDGKLVNQQVSAKGQHHITDEMRIAAERQSHYEHELKRMGVPVIAGIGPGGRPPPAQRLVHFDLKGAPPKVTYLRRLMPILKTLGATGILLEYEDMFPYGGSLAPLAARNAYNRDEILELMKTAFALGLTVIPLVQTFGHLEYALKLKEFAHLREVEDSPQALCPSYNASMAFVEELLTQVIEYHMPATNTNLLHKEDIERLTPKLTHIHIGCDEVYRLAECPRCRHRLKDQLFLDHVYNVATIVRRRWPHLRIIIWDDMLRHMALDALQASGIGKLVEPMIWVYAEDIYKFVQSATWEKYASVFSTAWAASAFKGAHGEGLLMPPIRRHLENTLRWLAVMQGEGNRFTHGLQGLALTGWQRYDHFAILCELLPASLPSLAVCLSTAAKGYFDVSARTNPVLSSLTCPEPTGEHHAWLELHKDSLMVMFSRCMFPGSMIYRFMLRLATLTSETEEYTDAIRQKRGWLTDYNIRHNFSSAARVDDLLGENYRLLNAVSNLARTAASTLTEAYDHWTYGEFIEQRIFPMLEELKRLERAGEGLKKRRFWLQRPLPYLKPFEVLGIDEKT; encoded by the exons ATGCATTCTCGCATGCTGATGGTTTGTTGGAGGCgtaaacttttctttttcggtGCATCCCTGCTGTTCCTGCTTGCTCTTTGGTTTTGGGGCTTCCTGTATACCACGCACATTACCGAGGATGGCGGCAAGATAGTGTCGGTGCGGGAGCTTATGCTTGGCAGTGCGCACGGTCGACACGAGAGTCTGCTGCAGCGGTTAGGTTTCCACGATCGTCACGATGCTGCCCAGGATGTTGCGCATGGCGAACCAAATTCGATACAGCTGGAAGGTGATGCCGGCGGTGTCAAGTTTGTCAAACCGACGCTGGGTGGATTGCGTTCAGCCAAGG GACGACACACCAAAGATTGGGATGTAATCATGCAGGATCGAACAGATGATGGGAAGCTGGTTAATCAGCAGGTGAGTGCCAAAGGGCAACACCACATCACCGACGAAATGCGTATAGCGGCGGAACGACAAAGCCACTACGAGCACGAGCTAAAGCGCATGGGCGTTCCGGTTATTGCCGGCATTGGTCCAGGCGGTAGACCTCCTCCGGCCCAACGACTGGTACACTTCGATCTAAAAGGGGCACCGCCGAAAGTAACCTACCTTCGGCGGCTAATGCCGATTCTCAAAACCCTCGGGGCCACGGGTATTCTGCTTGAGTACGAAGACATGTTTCCATACGGTGGCTCATTGGCACCGTTGGCCGCCCGGAATGCATACAACCGCGACGAAATTCTGGAACTCATGAAGACGGCTTTCGCACTCGGACTCACCGTTATTCCTTTGGTGCAAACGTTTGGCCATCTGGAGTACGCACTGAAGCTAAAGGAATTTGCCCACTTGCGTGAGGTGGAGGACTCGCCACAGGCTCTGTGCCCGAGCTACAACGCTTCGATGGCATTCGTCGAGGAACTGTTGACGCAAGTGATCGAGTACCACATGCCGGCCACAAACACTAATCTTCTACATAAAGAAGATATTGAGCGGCTGACACCAAAGTTGACGCACATCCACATCGGTTGCGATGAGGTATACCGGTTAGCTGAATGTCCTCGCTGTCGACATCGGCTTAAGGATCAACTGTTTCTCGACCATGTGTACAACGTAGCAACGATCGTCCGGCGACGTTGGCCCCATCTGCGCATCATCATATGGGATGATATGCTGCGCCATATGGCTCTCGATGCGCTACAAGCATCCGGCATTGGGAAATTGGTCGAGCCAATGATCTGGGTGTACGCGGAAGATATCTACAAGTTCGTCCAGTCGGCCACCTGGGAGAAGTACGCATCCGTCTTCAGTACGGCATGGGCTGCGTCCGCGTTTAAAGGGGCTCACGGTGAGGGTTTGCTGATGCCACCGATTCGTCGCCATCTAGAGAACACACTCCGATGGCTCGCTGTGATGCAGGGCGAAGGCAACCGATTCACGCACGGATTGCAAGGCCTGGCCCTGACGGGTTGGCAGCGATACGATCACTTTGCGATACTATGCGAACTGCTGCCTGCCTCGCTGCCCAGTCTCGCGGTGTGTCTTTCAACCGCTGCGAAGGGATATTTCGACGTGAGTGCAAGGACCAACCCCGTACTCAGTAGCCTAACCTGCCCGGAACCTACCGGTGAGCATCACGCCTGGTTGGAGCTACACAAAGACTCGCTGATGGTGATGTTTTCGCGCTGCATGTTTCCGGGCAGTATGATCTATCGCTTCATGCTTCGTCTGGCGACACTGACGTCCGAAACGGAAGAGTACACGGATGCGATACGGCAAAAACGCGGCTGGTTAACCGATTACAACATCCGGCATAATTTTAGCAGTGCTGCGCGAGTTGACGATTTGCTGGGGGAAAACTATCGGCTGCTGAATGCAGTCTCTAACCTTGCCCGTACAGCTGCCTCCACACTAACGGAGGCGTATGATCAT TGGACCTATGGAGAATTCATTGAGCAGCGCATTTTTCCGATGTTGGAAGAACTGAAACGCTTGGAACGCGCTGGAGAGGGACTTAAAAAGCGCCGGTTCTGGTTACAACGTCCGCTGCCCTACCTTAAACCGTTTGAAGTGCTTGGAATTGATGAGAAAACCTAG